A stretch of Lathyrus oleraceus cultivar Zhongwan6 chromosome 6, CAAS_Psat_ZW6_1.0, whole genome shotgun sequence DNA encodes these proteins:
- the LOC127096308 gene encoding uncharacterized protein LOC127096308, with amino-acid sequence MFIKDFTVSGFEAGPEPGSRWTLVFDGSSNARGHGIGVVITSPTGFHLPFTARLCFDCTNNMEEYKACIYGLEAAIDLRINIREVYNDSTLVISQVKGDWETRDSKLIPYKEHIRKRVTYFDEISFHHISREEKQLADALATLASMFEVKWKNEAPSIHIDHLDEPAHCLAIEVDLDDKPLFYDIKTFLEKRQYPEGISVTDKKAMRRLSSKFFLNGDVLYKRNYDFVLLRCIDRHEASTIIKSIHEGCKGVHAEGPAMAKKIIRAGYYLTTMEVDCYNFIKRCHKFQIYGDKIFVPPTPLNVLTSTWPFSM; translated from the coding sequence ATGTTTATCAAAGACTTCACTGTGTCAGGCTTTGAAGCAGGCCCCGAGCCAGGATCgcgatggacgctcgtgttcgacgGTTCTTCCAATGCTCGAGGCCATGGCATAGGTGTTGTTATCACTTCTCCAACTGGTTTCCACCTTCCATTTACCGCTAGATTGTGTTTTGACTGCACCAATAATATGGAAGAATATAAAGCATGTATCTACGGTTTAGAGGCGGCGATTGACTTAAGGATCAATATTCGTGAAGTATACAATGATTCAACTCTGGTAATCAGTCAGGTAAAAGGTGATTGGGAGACTCGGGATAGCAAGTTGATACCTTACAAAGAGCATATCAGAAAACGGGTAACCTACTTTGATGAAATCTCTTTTCACCATATTTCTAGGGAAGAAAAACAGTTAGCAGATGCTCTAGCCACGTTGGCATCTATGTTCGAAGTCAAATGGAAGAACGAAGCACCATCCATTCATATTGACCACttagatgaaccagcacattGTCTAGCAATTGAGGTTGATCTTGATGATAAGCCCTTGTTCTACGACATAAAGACATTTCTAGAAAAACGGCAATATCCCGAGGGTATATCTGTTACCGACAAGAAGGCTATGAGAAGACTCTCTTCCAAGTTCTTCCTAAAcggtgatgtgttgtacaagcGAAATTATGACTTTGTACTGCTCAGATGCATAGATAGACACGAAGCTAGTACGATCATAAAATCCATACATGAAGGTTGCAAGGGTGTACATGCAGAGGGTCCTGCTATGGCCAAGAAGATCATTCGGGCTGGATATTATTTGACGACAATGGAGGTTGACTGTTACAACTTTATTAAAAGATGTCACAAATTCCAGATATACGGTGACAAGATCTTTGTGCCACCGACTCCATTGAACGTTTTGACTTCTACGTGGCCTTTTTCTATGTAG
- the LOC127096309 gene encoding uncharacterized protein LOC127096309 translates to MNPERKNIHNYKFVEPQLVVLRGLGECLDLRHKDDFKTSYGNLLGILNTEVNIPDVHTLVQFYNPPLRCFTFQDYQLAPTLEEYSQILGIRIKNQVPYVCTKELPKYQDLVEALHIRKKEVELKLKPKGGIDGFTSKFLVDKAIAFVDAGSWTNFNANLALLIHGIVLFLNMEEFVDLAAIHIFLTHNPIPTLLADTYYSIHVRTQKKKGIIVCCTPLLYRWFISHLPSKGPFVENKDNLKWSHRIMSLKTEDISWYF, encoded by the coding sequence ATGAATCCCGAGAGAAAGAACATTCACAATTACAAGTTCGTGGAACCTCAGTTGGTTGTCTTAAGAGGACTAGGGGAATGTCTAGATCTTAGACATAAAGATGATTTCAAGACATCCTATGGCAACCTTTTAGGCATCCTGAACACCGAAGTCAATATCCCTGATGTGCACACTCTGGTGCAATTCTACAATCCTCCCCTGAGATGCTTTACATTCCAAGATTACCAATTGGCacctacattggaagagtattCACAAATTCTGGGTATTAGGATCAAGAACCAAGTGCCTTATGTCTGCACTAAGGAACTTCCCAAATATCAAGACCTTGTTGAAGCTCTCCACATAAGGAAGAAGGAAGTGGAACTGAAATTGAAACCTAAGGGTGGAATTGATGGCTTCACCTCAAAGTTTCTAGTGGACAAAGCTATTGCCTTCGTCGATGCTGGGAGTTGGACGAATTTCAACGCCAATCTAGCTCTACTAATCCATGGGATCGTATTGTTTCTGAATATGGAAGAATTCGTAGATTTGGCTGCTATTCATATCTTCCTAACTCATAATCCTATTCCCACTCTTCTTGCTGATACTTATTATTCCATCCATGTGAGGACCCAGAAGAAGAAGGGAATCATCGTCTGCTGCACCCCTTTGCTGTATAGATGGTTTATTTCGCATCTACCCAGCAAAGGCCCTTTTGTTGAGAACAAAGACAACTTAAAGTGGTCCCATCGGATCATGTCCTTGAAGACGGAAGATATCTCTTGGTATTTTTGA